The DNA segment AGAGCCGCGAGGGCCAGGTGACAATTCCTGTCGCAACGCGGCGCGGCTAAGACGGAAGTGCGGGCCCTCGAGCGTCAAATGGCGAAAGGGCCCAGTTGGGCCCTCGCGCCACGTGAGAGGGAGCGCCGGAAGGCCTACTCCTCGGGGTTTTCGACGACGATCTGGGTGAAGGAGACCGCGGTCTTCTGGGCGGAGATGGCGCCGCCAGTGACGAAGCGGGCGAACGTGCCGTCGCCGTCGAGGTCGCCCTGCGCCTCGGCGAGCCAGTGCGGACTGGCGGGCATGTTCGCGGGGACGCCGAGCTGCGGGACGACGGCGGCAGGGGCACCGAAGGTGCCGGTGTACGCGTAGCGGTAGTACTGCGGCTCGGTCATCTCGTGCTTGAGGCAGTACCAGCCGTTCTGGTTGTCGTTGGTCGCGACGACGAGCTTCTGGTAGTCACCGCCGGGCTGCGGCGTGTACTTGCGGTTCTGGACGTCGGCGACCGCGGCGGGCACGGGGGCCGACTTGCCGCAGAGCGAGTGGGAAGTGGTGGCGCTCGTTCCACCGGCGACGATGAGCTGGGCGTTGCCCGACTCACGATCGTAGGCCTGAATGGCGAGCTTGTTGACCTGGCCGATGGTGTTGGTGGCCTCCGCCGTCTTCGCGGTCGCAAGGAACTTGCTGACGCCGAAGATGGCGAGGAGGGCGAGGATGGCGACGATCGCCACGACGATCATGAGCTCGATCAGGGTGAAGCCAGCGCGGCGGCGGCTTCGGAGGAAAGTCTTCATGGGGCTCCTTTGGGGCGGTCCGTACGCCTAGAAGCAAAGCTTGGTCCATCTTACTGAACAGCCGACTCTTCTGCACTTTGTGCCCCTTGTGGGGGCGCGCCAGGTCGGCGAAGTGACGGAATCCGTCACCGCCCGCCGAGGGGCGTCGGCGTGAGCGACTGAAAGCGCGCGTACTCCGCCTCGGCCGCGTCGGCCTTCGCCGGACGCGTCCGCTTGAAGCAGTCGCGCTGCGCGAGCAGGTACTCGTCGTCCCAAGGCGCGGGCCCACCCATGGCGTCGAATACCTCCGCGCAGGCGTCGTTCTTCATGAGCATCGCGAGGCGGAGCGATGCGATGGAACGCTGGCGCTCCATGGGCGAGAGGGGGAACCGCGTCTTCACGGCCTCGTAGAGCTTGTCGGCCACCTCGGGTCGCTCGTTGGCGAGCTCGACCGCGAGCTGCAGCATACGCTCGAGCACCACGAGGTTCACCCAAGGGGAGCTGCGCACGCCGTGGAGGCCCCGGACGAGCTCCTCGATCGCTCGGGGGGTGTCCTTGCGCTTCGCGGCGCTGAGGGCGCGCAGGCCTGACGCGGTCGCGGGCTCGAGGTCCTTGACGTACTCCTCGAAGGCTGCGGGCTCCAGGGTGGCGCTCTTCGCGGCGGCGCGGGCGACGAGCAGTCGCTCGAGGTAGGTCGGCTGCGCGATGCCCGCTGCGCTCCAGTCGCGGAGCACCTCGGCGCTCGGCGCCGTCTGGACCGCGCGGTAGAGCCGATGGAGCGCGGCGTCGCGCGGGGTGGGGTTCGGCACGCGCCAGGGCGGGGCCGGCTCGCCTCGGGAGAGGCGGTAGAGCAGCCACGAGTCGTCGACCCGCGCCCAGTCGACCGGGCCGACGACGCGCGGGCGGTGCCAGCCGAGGTTCTGCGAGAGGCGGGACGCGTCCATCGCGAGAGACACGCTGGCGCCCACCGAGCGCGCGTACGAAAACTCGAGGATGTTCTGGTCGTCGCGGTTGATGCGGGACTGCTGGAGCAGCTGCTTGGCGAGCTCGTCGCGCGCGATGAAGTGCGAGAGGAAGACCTCGACCGAGGAGCCGCCCCACACGTACCGGCTCGCCGTGAGGTAGGGCTCCTCCTGGAGGCGCTTGCCGATGGCGACCGTGTCGAGCGGCCCAGGATCGCTCCGGCGCGCGACCATCAGGAAGTCACCGGGCATGCTCTCCCACACCGTGACGTCGCCGAAGACGCTCCGAAGCGTCGCGAGCACGGTGTGGAACGCCTCGGCCTCGACCTCGTAGGACTGCATCCACTGCACGAAGACGCCGTCGTCGGCGAGGCGGGTCAGCACGGCCCGGTAGTAGTCTTGCGTGTAGAGGCTGGAGATGCCGGCGCGGTACGGGTTCGAGGGCTCGGAGAAGACGACGTCGTAGCGCTCGCGGGTCGTGAGGAGGAACTCGCGCGCGTCGCCGAGGGAGAGGTGCACCTTCGGGTTGTCGAAGACGTTGTTGTTGATGGGACCGCAGTCGCGCGCGACGCGCAGGATGGCGGGCTCGAGCTCGGACACGTCGATGCGCTCCATGGAAGGGATGCTTCCGAGCCACCCCGAGGTGCTGCCGGTGCCGAGGCCGATCACCATCGCCCGCTTGGGGTTCGGGTGCACCAGGGCGCCCAGGAGCCCGCTCATGACCTGCGTGGGCGCGTCGGCGAACACGTTGCCATCGGCCTTCCCGTTGACCACGAAGGTGTAGCCCGAGGCGCCGTTCAGCGCGACCGAGCTCTCGCGGCCGTCCGCGTCCCACACCACGCTGAGGCGGCTCTCCCGCCTCCACGACTCGATGGCGTTCGGCGTGGGGTTGGCGAGGAGCGAGTCCGCGCGGCCCGCGCCGATCGGCGTGTGCCTCCAGGCGGCGGTGGGCCCCTCGGCGAAGAGCGCGGCGAAGGCGAGGCTCACGCTCGCGAGGCCGCCCGCGTACACGAGCCCCTTGTTGCGGCCCTCATGGCGCGCGGAGAGGAAGAGCGCCACGAGGCCAGAGGCCGCCAGCAGCGCGATCACGAGCTTCCAGCAGCCGGGCGCCGTGAGCGCGGGGAGGAGGCCAAAGCCGCCCGAGAGCGACCCCACGATCGCCCCGAGTGTGTTCGCGAGGTACGCGACGCCGATCTGCCGGCCGATGTCCTTTCCGCCCTTGCCGAAGAGCCCGATCACGAGCGGAAACTGGGCGCCCGACACCACGGCGGCGGGGAAGATCACGAGAGAACACACGATGGCCCACGAGAGGACGCTGCCTCCGAAGCCGAGGATCCGGAGGGGTCGAATCGCGAGCGCGAAGAGCGCGACGCGATCGCCGGCCGCGAACGGAAGCGCGATGAAGAGCGCCTCGAGCCCGCAGGTGAGGGCGAAACCTCGGAGGGTGGGGACCGCCTTGCCGAACGAGTAGAGCGCGCCTCCGACGCCGATGCCGAAGAGCGCGACGGCGAGGATCAGCCCGAACGTGTAGGACGAGCCGCCGAGCAGCGGGGCGAGCATGCGGTACCACACGAGCTCCATCAGGAGGAACGCGAAGCCCACGATGGCGGCCGCCGCCGAGGGGAACCACCCGAGGCTCCGCGGGAGCACCTCGGAGCTCTCGCCGGCCGAATCGACAGCCGTCGGGGGGACCTCGGCGGCCTCGGGGGGCTTCGCCTCGTCGGCGGCCCCCGCGTCGGCGGTCTTCGCGGCGGCCTCCTCCGGGGTTTCGGTGCCCTCGGGGGTCTCGGCGGGGCCTTCGAGGGCCTCGGCCTTGGCGGACTCCGGGGTCTCCGCCGCGATCTTCGGCGCCGCCACGGGGGCCACCTCGACCGGCGCGCGCGAGAGCATGCGCCCCACGAGGCCGACGAGGACGTTCAGGAGGCAGATCATCCACAGCGTGAGCCGCGTGCCGAACACCTCGAGCATCACGAAATTGGCGGCGAGCGCCCCAACGACCGCGCCCAGCGTGTTGACGCCGTAGAGGGCCGACACTGCGCGGCGGCCGGGGTCCTCCTCGCTGGAGACCGCGCGCGCGGCCGCCGGCATCGTGCCGCCCATCAGCGTGGTGGGCACGATGAGGACGAGCGCCCCGAGCGCGAGTCGGGCCACGGTCGCCCCGACGATGCCGAGGGTCGACTGGCCGCCAAGCGCCAGGTAGGTCGTTCGCGCGAGCCACACGAGGAGCGGGGTGAGCGCGGCGGAGAGCGCCACGAGGAGCTCGAGGTTGGCATAGAGCTCGAGCGGATTCTTGGTACGATCCGCGCGCTTACCGATCACGATGCCGCCGAGGCCGAGCCCGCCCATGAAGACCCCGAGCACCGCCGCCGACGCGGCCGTGGAGGCCCCGAAGACGAGGCGCAGCTCGCGGAGCCAGGCGACCTGGTAGACCAACGCGCAGGCGCCGGAAAAGAACAGCAGGGGAGCGACGCGGGTCAGCCGAAAGCGCACGGGGCGATAAGAGCCGGGTGCGAAACGGGGCGCAAGTAGGATATTGTTGCCCGCTACGGTGACCACTCGCTCCCAACACGACGGCCGCACGGTGCGCCGCCCTCGGTGGAACGCGCGGCGGAGCTGGCGCGCGGCCCGCGGCGTCACGCTCGTCGACGTGATGAATCTCGTCGTGGTCGCGGCGAGCGTCAGCGCGGTCGGCATGTACGCGACCGCGCGCTACATCAGCCACACGAAGACCACCGAGGCGGTGAGCGAGGTCGCTGCGCTCGGCAAGGCGGCCGCTGAGTACTACGACACCTCCGACTCGGCGCAGCCCGCCGGCGCGACGGTCGCGGCGAAGCGCGCGATGCGGCGGTTCCCCGCCTCCTCGAAGGACAGCGTCCCGGCCGACCCGCTCGACGTGCGCGGGAAGCGCTACCAGTCGTCGTCGGCCGACTGGGCCCGCTCGCCGTGGAAGGAGCTCGGCTTCAGCGTGGCGCAACCCCAGTACTACGCCTACAGCTTCACGTCCGAGGGGACCGGCTTTCAGGCGCAGGCGAAGGGGATCGCGCGGGGCGACTTGAACGGCAACGGCACGCGTTCCATGTTTTACGTTCCGATCACGCCCGGCGCGGACGCCCACGCGCTGGTCGGGAACCTGGTGACGGAGGACTCCGAGGAATGAACCTGACGTGAGGCCCGCCGGGGCGAACCGAGGTCGAAGGCGGGCCCGAGCCGAGGGCGAGGTCTCGCCTTGAACCGGCGCTCGCGGTCGCGAGGCCGGCCGTCCAGCGCCGCTCGCCGCGGGGCCACGATGATGCAGGTTGCGGTCGGATTCTCGGTCGTCGGCTCCGTTCTCGCGGCGGCGGTGCCCGCGTTCCTCCGCGACTTTCACGCCTCTCGGCTCGCCGAGCCCGTCTCGGGCCTCGCCCGCATCGGCAAGGCGTCGATCGCCTACGGAGAGGCCCACGGCGGTGAGCTGCCAGGGCCCGCGCCCATGACGCCGGCGCAGGTTCCTCGAGGCGTGCTCATGATCGAGGCTCCAGGGACGTGGGATCACCCCACGTGGAAGGCGCTCGGGTTCGAGCCCGTCGCGAACGGCGCGCCCCACGCCTTCTCCTTCGCGTACGATCGCCACGAGGCGGAGCTCATGGCGCACGCGCACGGCGATCTCGACGGGGACGGCAACCTGAGCACGTTCGAGCTCCGCGGCCGCACCGACGGTCGCACCGTCACCGTCGAGCCGGGCCTCACGGTGCTGTCGGAGGTCGAGTGAGCGGTCCCCGCGCCGGCCTGGTCGCCGGGCTCATGGCCGCACTCTCGCTCGCCGGCATCGTCGGCTTCCAGCCGGCGCTCGCGCGCGACGCGACGCGGGCGCGTTCGAAGGCGGACGTCTTTCTGCTGCCCCCGCCGCGCGAGCTGAAGGCGATGTCCCTGGGCTACCGCTCGGCGCTCTGCGACATTCTGTGGGCGAAGCTGCTCGTGGAGTATGGCCGTCATTGGAGCGAGAAGCGCACGCTCGAGCACGAAGACCTGGTCCGCTTCTTGGAGGGCATCATCGCGCTCGACGACGACTTCCCTCCTATCTACAAATATGTAGACACCCTGCTCGTCTACCGGCCTCCGAAGGGTGACATCAAAGACGCGCGGGCGGCGCGCGCGTACCTCGAGCGCGGGGCCAGGTCGCACCCGCGGGACCCCGCCATTTGGCTGCACTATGGGGAATTCGTGAGCTATCTCGCTCCGGGTTGGCTCGAGAGCGAGGTGGAGCGTGACGAGTGGCGTCGCGATGGTGCGCTCGCGATCGTGCGCGCCGTCGAGCTTGGGGCGAAGGCGGACCGCTCGCTTGGCGCCGCCACGCTGCTCAGCCGCACGGGCGAGCGGGAGGCCGCACGTCGCGCTCTCGAGCGAGCCTACGCGGTCGCGGAGGACGACGAGGCGCGCTCCGACATCCAGCGGCAGCTCGAGAGGCTCGACTCCACGGCGTCGGTGGAGGAGCGCGAGCGGCGGCGCCTCCTCGTCGACCGCCGTCGGCGGCGCGCGATGCCTTTCGTCTCGCACACCACGTTCCTCCTGCTCGGCCCCCCGCGGCCCGCGCTCGCGTGCGTCGGGGCCGGGTCGAGCGCGCGGCCAGAGTGCCCGGTCGACTGGCCCGCGGCGCTCGGCACGCCCTGAGCTCGAGTCGACGTCGCGACCTCCGCGGGCGCCGGCGTTCGAGGCGTGAGCCTCCGGCCGAATGGCGCTCTAGCAGCCTGGAGTCGTGGTTGGTATCAGAAGTCCGGTCTTCGGTGTCATTCCGAGGAGCGATGGGGTGCCCCGTTTTCGGCGGCGGCGGGCCCGTCCTCAACTCGGACGTCGTTCCGCGCGGTGGAGGCGGCGCTTTGCGCTCAGGGGACAGTGGTTTCGGGTGTGACCGCGCGAGAACGCCGACCCTCGAACATGAGTATCCTCCCACCGCCGCCGAAAACGGGACACCCCCTCGCTCCCTTGTGGCGAAAGGCCGAGCCGCGCGACTTCTGGAAGGGATCACGCTTCCAGGAGACTAGCCCCGCTCCGCGCCCTCGCTTCGCGGGTCTTCTTCCTCGCCCTCCATCGCGTACTTCTGAAGGCGGTAGCGGAAGCTCCGGAACGTGATGCCGAGCAGCTTGGCCGCGGCGGTGCGCACGCCACCCGTGCGCTCCAGGGCCTCGACGAGGAGGCGCCGCTCGAGCTCGCCGATGACGTCGTCCAGGTTGCACCCCGCGTCGGGCAGGTGGACAAGACTGGGGGTGGGCGAGGACGCCGCGCCGCTCACCTCGCGGGGGAGGTCGCCGAGGCCGATCGTGCTCCCGCTGGACAGGGCGACGGCGCGCTCGACGATGTTCTCGAGCTCACGGACGTTGCCCGGAAAAGCGTAGGCGTCCAGCGCTCGCAGGGCGTCGGGGGAGAAGCCTCGCAGCGGCTTGTCGTGCTCGTGCGCGCATCGCTCGAGGAAGTGGCTCGCCAACAAGGCCACGTCCTCGCGCCGCGCGCGGAGGGGAGGCAGCTCGAGACGGAGCACGTTCAGGCGGTAGTAGAGATCTTGGCGAAGCGTCCCCGCCTTCACGTGAGCCTCGACGTCCGCGTTGGTGGCCGCCAGGATCCTCACGTCCACGGGCGATTCGGCGGACTCGCCGACGCCGCGAACCTTCCTCTCTTGGAGCACGCGGAGGAGCTTCACCTGCATCATGAGGGGGAGCTCGCCCACCTCGTCGAGGAGCACCGTCCCGCCCTCGGCCTCGCGAAAAATGCCAGGCCTCCGGCTCGTGGCGCCGGTGAACGCTCCGCGCTCGTGGCCGAACAGCTCGCTCTCCATGAGCTGCTCGGGGATCGCTCCGCAGTTGACGACGAGGAACGGCCTGCTCGCGCGGTCGGACGCGCGGTGGATCGCGCGCGCGATGCGCTCCTTGCCCGTGCCGCTCTCACCGGTGATGAGCACCGTCGTGCGCGAGCTCGCGATGCGGCCGACGAGCTCGAGGATCTGTCGCATGGCCTCCGAGCGGAAGAGGAGGCCCTCGCTGCTCTTGTCGAGCCGGTCGACCTGCGCGCGCAGTCGATGGTTCTCGGCGACGATCGCGCCCTTCTCGAACGCCTTGCGCACGAGCTCGCGGAGCTCGGCCGTGGAGAAAGGCTTCGCGATGAAGTCGTACGCGCCCCGGCGCATGGCGTCGAGCGCGTGCTCCACTGTGGAGTGCGCCGTCATGACGATGACCTCGGTCGCGTCGGCGCGTCGCCGCGCGAGCGACACGAGGTCCATCCCCGAGCCGTCCGGCATCATGAGGTCCGTGAGGACCACTCCGTACGGAGCAGGAGCGTTCATGATTTCGTCGCGCGCGGCAGCGAAGCCCGGCGCCGCAGTCACGCCGTAGCCGTCGCGACGGAGCAGGATGCTGAGCATGTCGCGCTGGCCCGGCTCGTCGTCGACGATGAGGACCGCGCGGTGCGCGCGCGCCTGCGCCTGCGCGTCGGTGGTCTTCAAGCCGCTACTCGCGGAGCTTCATGATGACCGGCTTGTTCTCGCCAGCCTTCACGGCCACGGTCACGCTCTTCTTCAGCCCTTCGCCCGCGTTGACGAAGAGCACAGTGTGCGAGCCCGCGCTCACCGGGACCTTCACCTTCGGGGTCTGCCCGAGGGGCTTGCCGTCGAGCACGACGTTCGACACGGGGATCGAGTTGAGCGTGAGGAAACCCTCGCCCGCAGGCGGCTTGGCGGCCGTCGCCGCGCCGGTCGGAGCGCCGGTGGGCGCCGTGGTGGGGGCGGTCGTCGGCGCCGTGCCGCCGGCGGGGGCCGTGGCGGTCGCAGAGCCCTTCGCGTCGAGCGTGACGGAGAACGACTTCTCCGCCATGCCGTCTTCGAAGCTGATGGTCTGGTGGAAGTCGTTGAAGCCCACCTTCGTGGCCTCGAGGACCCACGGCTTGGCCGGGTCGAGCTCCACCGAGATCGGCAGGGTAGGGAACTCGCGGCGGTCGGTGCCGGAGACCAGGTAGACCCGCGCGCCGGCCGTGCCGAGGTTGATCGTCGCTTTGCCCTTGACGACCTTCAGCGGCAGCGTGAGGTCCTGCACCTCGCCCTTGGCGACGGTGATCTTCTTCTCGAAGGGGGCGTAGCGGTCGGATCCTGCGAGCTTGATCGTGTGCTCGCCGGGCGAGAGATCGCGGACCTCCTGCGGGAGCGCTCCGATTTCTTTTCCGTCGACGTAGACCTTCACCCCGGGAAGGGCGGCGGCGATCTTGAAGCCCGAGCCGCCCTTTCCACCAGAGACCAGGCTGAAGTCGACGGTCGCGCTCTGCCCCGAGTTGACCGTCACCGCCTTGGCGGCCGGCACTTCGTAGCCGTCGGCCTCCACCTTCACCTGGTGCACGCCCGAGGAGAGCTTCTCCAGGATGCACGGCGCGACCTGGCAAGGTGCCTGTGTGCCGTCGACGAACACCGAGACGTGGCTGACTGGCCCGCCCTTCGCGTCGGTGACGTTCACGGCGAGCGCCCCCGTGCGTGGCATCAGGAAGAACACGGCCAGACCGGCCACGACGGCCACGCCGGCGACGAGCCCGACGACGAGCCCGGTGCGGTTCCCGCCCTCGGCCTGCGGCGCGCGCGCGACGAGCGCGGTCTGCTCCATCGCGCGCGAGGTCATCTGCGCGGTGGCGGGCATCGCGGTGGGAGGCGCGGGCGGCGCCGAGACGGGCGCGGGCGGCCTGGAGGGCACGCCGGGCATCGGCATGGGGGCCGTGTTGCCGCCGAACTGAGGGGGCGGCGGAGGCGCGCTCGCGCGGAACCCCGGGCCGCCGGGCGGCGGGGGCGGCGGAGGCGCC comes from the Myxococcales bacterium genome and includes:
- a CDS encoding type II secretion system protein; translated protein: MKTFLRSRRRAGFTLIELMIVVAIVAILALLAIFGVSKFLATAKTAEATNTIGQVNKLAIQAYDRESGNAQLIVAGGTSATTSHSLCGKSAPVPAAVADVQNRKYTPQPGGDYQKLVVATNDNQNGWYCLKHEMTEPQYYRYAYTGTFGAPAAVVPQLGVPANMPASPHWLAEAQGDLDGDGTFARFVTGGAISAQKTAVSFTQIVVENPEE
- a CDS encoding fused MFS/spermidine synthase; protein product: MRFRLTRVAPLLFFSGACALVYQVAWLRELRLVFGASTAASAAVLGVFMGGLGLGGIVIGKRADRTKNPLELYANLELLVALSAALTPLLVWLARTTYLALGGQSTLGIVGATVARLALGALVLIVPTTLMGGTMPAAARAVSSEEDPGRRAVSALYGVNTLGAVVGALAANFVMLEVFGTRLTLWMICLLNVLVGLVGRMLSRAPVEVAPVAAPKIAAETPESAKAEALEGPAETPEGTETPEEAAAKTADAGAADEAKPPEAAEVPPTAVDSAGESSEVLPRSLGWFPSAAAAIVGFAFLLMELVWYRMLAPLLGGSSYTFGLILAVALFGIGVGGALYSFGKAVPTLRGFALTCGLEALFIALPFAAGDRVALFALAIRPLRILGFGGSVLSWAIVCSLVIFPAAVVSGAQFPLVIGLFGKGGKDIGRQIGVAYLANTLGAIVGSLSGGFGLLPALTAPGCWKLVIALLAASGLVALFLSARHEGRNKGLVYAGGLASVSLAFAALFAEGPTAAWRHTPIGAGRADSLLANPTPNAIESWRRESRLSVVWDADGRESSVALNGASGYTFVVNGKADGNVFADAPTQVMSGLLGALVHPNPKRAMVIGLGTGSTSGWLGSIPSMERIDVSELEPAILRVARDCGPINNNVFDNPKVHLSLGDAREFLLTTRERYDVVFSEPSNPYRAGISSLYTQDYYRAVLTRLADDGVFVQWMQSYEVEAEAFHTVLATLRSVFGDVTVWESMPGDFLMVARRSDPGPLDTVAIGKRLQEEPYLTASRYVWGGSSVEVFLSHFIARDELAKQLLQQSRINRDDQNILEFSYARSVGASVSLAMDASRLSQNLGWHRPRVVGPVDWARVDDSWLLYRLSRGEPAPPWRVPNPTPRDAALHRLYRAVQTAPSAEVLRDWSAAGIAQPTYLERLLVARAAAKSATLEPAAFEEYVKDLEPATASGLRALSAAKRKDTPRAIEELVRGLHGVRSSPWVNLVVLERMLQLAVELANERPEVADKLYEAVKTRFPLSPMERQRSIASLRLAMLMKNDACAEVFDAMGGPAPWDDEYLLAQRDCFKRTRPAKADAAEAEYARFQSLTPTPLGGR
- a CDS encoding sigma-54-dependent Fis family transcriptional regulator — protein: MLSILLRRDGYGVTAAPGFAAARDEIMNAPAPYGVVLTDLMMPDGSGMDLVSLARRRADATEVIVMTAHSTVEHALDAMRRGAYDFIAKPFSTAELRELVRKAFEKGAIVAENHRLRAQVDRLDKSSEGLLFRSEAMRQILELVGRIASSRTTVLITGESGTGKERIARAIHRASDRASRPFLVVNCGAIPEQLMESELFGHERGAFTGATSRRPGIFREAEGGTVLLDEVGELPLMMQVKLLRVLQERKVRGVGESAESPVDVRILAATNADVEAHVKAGTLRQDLYYRLNVLRLELPPLRARREDVALLASHFLERCAHEHDKPLRGFSPDALRALDAYAFPGNVRELENIVERAVALSSGSTIGLGDLPREVSGAASSPTPSLVHLPDAGCNLDDVIGELERRLLVEALERTGGVRTAAAKLLGITFRSFRYRLQKYAMEGEEEDPRSEGAERG
- a CDS encoding PEGA domain-containing protein, which gives rise to MSDESKSGADLDIFEGLGKKNAKNGAGSAAPPPPPPMGGKVEKKTLMGLAIPGPPPPPPTSGGSALPPPLPSGPPAPPSGSFRAVVPNQGSAPPPPPPARPGLPAVSGPPVKSTSSPPAAAAPPPVPGSKPEKTKSKRSGGIDMDWDDEDEATHVFDKDRREDEDVEAALAELGQKPHVPDSFPKSGASTLVGMSGQLPPPPPPLRSAPPGAMAPPPPPPPGGPGFRASAPPPPPQFGGNTAPMPMPGVPSRPPAPVSAPPAPPTAMPATAQMTSRAMEQTALVARAPQAEGGNRTGLVVGLVAGVAVVAGLAVFFLMPRTGALAVNVTDAKGGPVSHVSVFVDGTQAPCQVAPCILEKLSSGVHQVKVEADGYEVPAAKAVTVNSGQSATVDFSLVSGGKGGSGFKIAAALPGVKVYVDGKEIGALPQEVRDLSPGEHTIKLAGSDRYAPFEKKITVAKGEVQDLTLPLKVVKGKATINLGTAGARVYLVSGTDRREFPTLPISVELDPAKPWVLEATKVGFNDFHQTISFEDGMAEKSFSVTLDAKGSATATAPAGGTAPTTAPTTAPTGAPTGAATAAKPPAGEGFLTLNSIPVSNVVLDGKPLGQTPKVKVPVSAGSHTVLFVNAGEGLKKSVTVAVKAGENKPVIMKLRE